Proteins from one Pseudomonas grandcourensis genomic window:
- the recC gene encoding exodeoxyribonuclease V subunit gamma: MPDATSLSAGFMVVHGNRLDELRSLVVSWMRRYPLAPLENEIALVQSNGIAQWLKLALAEDSEEDDMGGCGIAAAIDVQLPGSFMWQLYRMVLGRDEIPVKSLLDKAPLTWRLMRLLPQLINQPHFEPLQRFLTHDTDLRKRYQLAERLADLFDQYQVYRADWLEDWAEGRHQTRNARGETKALTPANCWQAELWRALLLDVGAEGMAQSRAGVHQRFVERINNLETAPKGLPSRVIVFGISSLPAQALEALAGLARFSQVLLCVHNPCRHHWADIVADKDLLRHQYKRQARKSGMPVVIDPQTLHQHAHPLLAAWGKQGRDYINLLDSYDDPNSYRSAFRDGRIDLFSDGQPLNVLNQLQDDILELRPLNETRERWPAIDLEQDESIRFHIAHSAQREVEILHDQLLARFSADPKLRPRDIIVMVPDIDSYAPHIRAVFGQLDRQDPRFIPFTLADQGQRGRDPLLIAVEHLLKLPDSRFPVSEILDLLDVPALRARFGVEERDLPTLHRWIEGAGIRWGMNAEQRAGLGLPNELEQNSWRFGLRRMLLGYAVGSASAYEGIEPYDEIGGLDAALIGPLVALLDALEVAHHELSQPASPGQWGLRLQALVQLFFLAGNEHDDYLLAQLEELRETWLETCESVGLQDELPLTVVREAWLAGLDQGRLSQRFLAGAVNFCTLMPMRAIPFKLVCLLGMNDGDYPRAQPPLDFDLMGSDYRPGDRSRREDDRYLLLEALLSARDQLYISWVGRSIRDNSERPASVLIGQLRDHLASGWRLLQSDEDLLEAMTREHPLQPFSARYFHDGDESFSYASEWQVLHQAVEQQPSAEVLGPHVQDEPLSLGQVQDFLRNPVRHFFSQRLKVFFEAAEVPLADEEPFVLDALQRYSLSDRLLEAALADPGNSGQALEDQAKRLQNSGLLPMAGFGECLQRELIEPLPDLLQRHQQLLALWPTPLSSALPVSLELQGLHIEGWLSGLHQRADGGLLSVTTIPNSIGSIKSRKWHRLTRPWVNHLMACASGLPLTTALVASDDSLLLGPLDQSTARTILGDLLMAWQSGMRQPLPIAVKTAFAWLGQTDPIKAEAAARKAYEGDGQTTDGERRESPALARQFADYDALVADETFPQWCDALYRPLLEAPWRSLSSEESR, from the coding sequence ATGCCGGACGCGACGTCCCTCAGTGCTGGTTTTATGGTGGTTCACGGCAACCGCCTGGACGAGTTGCGCAGCCTGGTGGTCAGCTGGATGCGGCGCTATCCGCTGGCTCCCCTGGAGAATGAAATCGCGTTGGTGCAAAGCAATGGCATTGCCCAATGGCTGAAGTTGGCACTGGCGGAAGATTCTGAAGAAGACGACATGGGAGGCTGCGGCATCGCTGCCGCCATCGACGTGCAGTTGCCCGGCAGCTTCATGTGGCAGCTCTATCGCATGGTCCTTGGCCGCGACGAAATTCCGGTCAAGTCCCTGCTCGATAAAGCCCCGCTGACCTGGCGTCTGATGCGCCTGCTGCCGCAGTTGATCAACCAACCGCACTTCGAGCCGCTGCAGCGTTTCCTGACCCATGACACCGACCTGCGCAAACGCTATCAACTGGCTGAGCGTCTGGCGGATCTGTTCGACCAATACCAGGTGTACCGAGCCGACTGGCTCGAAGACTGGGCGGAAGGTCGACATCAAACAAGAAACGCCAGGGGTGAAACCAAAGCCCTTACACCGGCCAATTGCTGGCAGGCAGAGTTATGGCGCGCACTCTTGCTGGATGTGGGAGCAGAAGGCATGGCGCAAAGCCGTGCCGGCGTCCATCAGCGATTTGTCGAGCGCATCAATAACCTCGAAACAGCTCCTAAGGGATTGCCCTCGCGAGTGATCGTTTTCGGGATTTCTTCCCTGCCTGCCCAAGCCCTGGAAGCACTGGCGGGACTGGCACGATTCAGCCAGGTCCTGCTGTGCGTACACAACCCGTGTCGTCACCATTGGGCGGACATCGTCGCCGATAAAGACCTGTTGCGGCATCAATACAAGCGTCAGGCCCGCAAGAGCGGCATGCCGGTAGTGATCGATCCGCAAACCCTGCATCAGCATGCTCACCCGCTGCTGGCTGCCTGGGGCAAGCAGGGGCGGGACTACATCAACCTGCTCGACAGTTATGACGATCCCAACAGCTATCGTTCGGCATTCCGCGACGGGCGCATCGACCTGTTCAGTGACGGTCAGCCGCTGAACGTGCTCAACCAGTTGCAGGACGACATCCTCGAGTTGCGCCCCCTCAACGAGACTCGGGAGCGTTGGCCCGCTATCGATCTTGAGCAGGACGAATCGATCCGTTTTCACATTGCCCATAGCGCCCAGCGAGAAGTCGAGATCCTCCACGATCAACTGCTCGCGCGCTTCAGCGCCGATCCGAAATTGCGGCCCCGGGACATCATCGTGATGGTGCCGGACATCGACAGCTACGCACCGCATATTCGTGCCGTGTTTGGTCAGCTTGACCGCCAGGATCCACGCTTCATTCCGTTTACCCTGGCTGACCAGGGTCAGCGTGGTCGCGATCCATTGCTGATTGCTGTGGAGCACTTGCTCAAGCTGCCTGACAGCCGATTCCCTGTCAGTGAAATTCTCGATCTGCTGGACGTCCCCGCACTGCGCGCTCGTTTTGGTGTCGAGGAGCGTGACCTGCCGACGCTGCACCGCTGGATCGAAGGTGCCGGCATTCGCTGGGGCATGAATGCCGAGCAACGTGCCGGGCTCGGGCTGCCCAATGAACTGGAGCAAAACAGCTGGCGTTTCGGCTTGCGGCGGATGTTGCTCGGTTATGCCGTCGGCAGCGCCAGTGCTTATGAGGGCATCGAACCCTACGACGAGATCGGTGGCCTGGACGCTGCGCTCATCGGTCCGCTGGTTGCGTTGCTGGACGCGCTGGAAGTGGCTCACCACGAACTCTCTCAGCCGGCATCGCCGGGGCAATGGGGCTTGCGCTTGCAGGCTTTGGTGCAGTTGTTCTTCCTTGCCGGTAACGAACACGATGACTACTTGCTGGCCCAACTCGAAGAGCTGCGTGAGACCTGGCTCGAGACCTGCGAGTCCGTCGGGTTGCAGGACGAGTTGCCGCTGACTGTCGTCCGTGAAGCCTGGCTTGCAGGTCTGGATCAGGGTCGTTTGTCCCAACGTTTTCTGGCCGGTGCGGTGAACTTCTGCACCTTGATGCCCATGCGCGCCATCCCGTTCAAGCTGGTGTGCCTGCTGGGCATGAATGACGGCGATTACCCGCGGGCGCAACCGCCGCTGGATTTCGATCTGATGGGCAGTGATTACCGTCCGGGTGACCGTTCCCGGCGCGAAGACGACCGCTATCTGCTACTGGAAGCCTTGCTGTCGGCAAGGGATCAGCTCTACATCAGTTGGGTGGGCCGCAGTATCCGCGATAACAGCGAGCGGCCTGCCTCGGTATTGATCGGCCAGTTGCGTGATCACCTGGCCAGCGGTTGGCGGTTGCTGCAAAGCGACGAGGATCTGCTGGAAGCCATGACCCGGGAACACCCATTGCAACCCTTCAGTGCTCGCTACTTTCACGACGGGGATGAGTCGTTCAGCTACGCCAGCGAATGGCAGGTGCTTCATCAGGCGGTAGAGCAGCAGCCAAGCGCCGAAGTGCTCGGGCCTCACGTTCAGGACGAACCACTGAGTCTCGGTCAGGTGCAGGATTTCCTGCGCAATCCGGTACGGCACTTTTTCAGCCAGCGACTGAAGGTCTTCTTCGAGGCGGCGGAAGTGCCGTTGGCCGATGAAGAGCCCTTTGTCCTGGATGCGTTGCAGCGATACAGCCTCAGCGACCGTTTGCTCGAAGCGGCGCTGGCAGATCCTGGAAATTCCGGGCAGGCACTGGAGGATCAGGCGAAACGATTGCAGAACAGCGGGCTGCTGCCCATGGCCGGATTCGGTGAGTGCCTGCAACGGGAGTTGATCGAGCCATTGCCTGACTTGCTGCAACGCCACCAACAGCTCCTGGCGTTGTGGCCAACACCCCTCAGCAGCGCGTTGCCCGTCAGTCTTGAACTGCAAGGCCTGCACATCGAGGGTTGGCTCAGCGGTCTGCATCAGCGTGCTGATGGTGGTTTGTTGTCTGTCACAACGATCCCCAACAGTATCGGCTCGATCAAGTCGCGCAAATGGCATCGACTGACACGCCCGTGGGTCAATCATCTGATGGCTTGTGCCAGTGGCCTGCCGCTGACCACCGCATTGGTGGCCAGCGACGACAGCCTGTTGCTCGGTCCGCTGGACCAGTCCACTGCGCGGACAATTCTCGGCGACCTGTTGATGGCCTGGCAGTCGGGCATGCGCCAGCCGCTACCGATCGCAGTCAAGACAGCCTTCGCGTGGCTGGGGCAAACCGACCCGATCAAAGCCGAGGCCGCTGCGCGCAAGGCCTATGAAGGGGATGGGCAGACGACGGACGGGGAACGTCGCGAAAGCCCTGCACTGGCGCGCCAATTCGCCGATTACGATGCCTTGGTCGCCGACGAGACGTTCCCCCAATGGTGTGACGCGCTCTATCGCCCGCTTCTTGAAGCACCCTGGCGTTCACTGTCCAGCGAGGAGTCGCGCTGA
- a CDS encoding LysR family transcriptional regulator, with translation MQKNITSLGSLNWDDLKFFLEVARTRKASIAAKRLAVDYTTVSRRISSLETALGTLLFEKSRTNGFVLTAEGQRLMGYAESIESTLHMACEQVSGSGVALSGHVRMGCTEGFGSFFITPQLSHFVDTYPAISVDILPLPHFISLSKREADIVIALERPEHGPYVCCKLCDYRLQLYATQDYLDNHPPIRKPADLAKHSFISYVDDLAFSSELLYLANVLPGASANLRSTSVIAQFVAAQQGRSLAILPCFLATQDPRLLPVLPQEINITRQFWMYCREDLRKLKRITLLWDYIRQVTEQNQGLLMGESREMLFADY, from the coding sequence ATGCAAAAAAACATCACCTCCCTCGGCTCGTTGAACTGGGATGACCTCAAGTTTTTCCTTGAAGTCGCCCGCACCCGCAAGGCCAGCATCGCGGCCAAGCGCCTGGCGGTGGACTACACCACGGTGTCGCGACGCATCAGTTCCCTGGAAACGGCGTTGGGCACATTGCTGTTCGAAAAATCCCGGACCAACGGCTTTGTCCTGACCGCCGAAGGCCAGCGGTTGATGGGGTATGCCGAGTCGATCGAAAGTACCCTGCACATGGCGTGCGAGCAGGTTTCCGGGTCCGGCGTGGCGCTGTCCGGTCACGTGCGCATGGGCTGCACCGAAGGTTTCGGAAGCTTTTTCATCACACCGCAGCTGAGCCACTTCGTCGACACCTATCCGGCCATTTCGGTGGACATCCTGCCGCTGCCGCACTTCATCAGCCTGTCCAAGCGCGAGGCCGACATCGTCATCGCCCTGGAGCGCCCGGAGCACGGCCCGTACGTCTGCTGCAAACTGTGCGACTACCGGTTGCAGCTGTACGCGACCCAGGATTATCTGGACAACCACCCGCCGATCCGCAAACCAGCCGATTTAGCCAAGCATTCATTTATCAGTTACGTCGACGACCTCGCGTTCAGCTCGGAGCTGCTGTACCTGGCCAACGTATTGCCCGGCGCCAGCGCCAACCTGCGCAGCACCAGCGTGATCGCACAGTTCGTGGCCGCGCAGCAAGGACGCTCGCTGGCGATCCTCCCGTGCTTCCTCGCCACCCAGGACCCGCGCCTGCTGCCGGTGTTGCCGCAGGAAATCAATATCACCCGACAATTCTGGATGTACTGCCGCGAAGACCTGCGCAAGCTCAAGCGGATTACGCTGTTGTGGGATTACATCCGCCAGGTGACTGAGCAGAATCAGGGCCTGTTGATGGGGGAAAGCCGGGAGATGTTGTTTGCCGATTACTGA
- the recD gene encoding exodeoxyribonuclease V subunit alpha, giving the protein MNRTFADLLPTSLAAESLADLAPLSRADDLLLLLTRWVERGWLRALDKAFVAFLHELAPEDDPLVLLAAALTSHQLGHGHVCLDLFETLKEPDFALSLPPEGDVQSGAMLLPSQLLGSLDGAHWCKVLAASNLVALAADSRDNVRDRPLVLSGKRLYLRRYWAYERRIDLSLRERLTEHESTPNDLLQRLTGLFGPARPGEVIDWQKLACALATRSAFSIVTGGPGTGKTTTVVRLLALLQAPAVEAGMPLRIRLAAPTGKAAARLTESISQQVRTLKVSEEIREKIPSDVTTVHRLLGSRPGTRHFRHHAGNRLPLDVLVVDEASMIDLEMMANLLDALPAHARLVLLGDKDQLASVEAGAVLGDLCRDAEAGWYSPQTRQWLEAVSGENLQASGLQEDAQGTHPLAQQVVMLRHSRRFGEGSGIGQLARWVNQQQPEEARKLLSARSHDDVYCLSLKGEQDRALERLLLDGHGEGPQGYRHYLSVLRNQRPPLDSPLEDSRWIDWAREVLQAFDAFQLLCAVRKGPWGVEGLNQRVTEALLRARLIDSDQQWYEGRPVLMTRNDYGLGLMNGDIGIALKLPEQEGHGTGKQVLRVAFPRNDGQGGVRFVLPSRLNDVETVYAMTVHKSQGSEFAHTALILPDALNPVLTKELIYTGITRAKDWFTLIESRAGVFEEAVKRRVKRLSGLMLELKDGSEPTG; this is encoded by the coding sequence ATGAATCGCACATTCGCCGATTTGTTGCCCACATCGCTGGCAGCCGAAAGCCTGGCCGATCTGGCGCCGCTGAGTCGTGCCGACGACTTGCTGTTGCTGCTCACGCGCTGGGTCGAACGTGGCTGGTTGCGCGCGCTGGACAAAGCCTTTGTGGCGTTTCTGCATGAGCTGGCTCCGGAAGATGATCCACTGGTGTTGCTGGCAGCCGCGCTGACCAGCCACCAGTTGGGCCACGGGCATGTCTGCCTTGATCTGTTCGAGACGCTGAAAGAACCGGACTTCGCCCTGTCGCTGCCACCCGAAGGTGACGTGCAAAGCGGCGCGATGCTGTTGCCCTCGCAATTGCTGGGATCGCTCGACGGCGCTCATTGGTGCAAGGTGCTGGCCGCCAGCAACCTGGTCGCACTGGCCGCTGACAGTCGTGACAACGTGCGTGACCGGCCTTTGGTTTTATCGGGCAAACGCTTGTACCTGCGCCGCTATTGGGCCTACGAGCGGCGGATCGACCTTTCGTTGCGCGAGCGTCTGACGGAACACGAATCCACGCCGAACGACTTGCTCCAGCGCCTCACCGGGTTGTTTGGTCCTGCCCGGCCGGGGGAAGTGATCGACTGGCAGAAGCTGGCCTGCGCCCTGGCGACGCGCAGTGCCTTCAGCATCGTCACGGGGGGGCCGGGAACCGGCAAGACCACCACCGTCGTGCGCTTGCTGGCATTGCTCCAGGCGCCGGCGGTCGAGGCCGGCATGCCCCTGCGCATTCGCCTCGCCGCACCGACCGGCAAGGCCGCGGCGCGTCTGACGGAATCCATCAGCCAGCAAGTCCGGACCTTGAAGGTCAGCGAAGAAATACGGGAAAAGATCCCGTCCGACGTCACCACCGTTCACCGCCTGCTCGGCAGCCGGCCCGGGACTCGCCATTTCCGCCATCACGCGGGCAATCGCCTGCCGCTGGATGTGTTAGTGGTGGACGAGGCCTCGATGATCGACCTGGAAATGATGGCCAACCTGCTCGACGCCTTGCCGGCCCATGCGCGTCTCGTGCTGTTGGGTGACAAGGATCAATTGGCTTCGGTAGAAGCCGGTGCGGTATTGGGGGACCTGTGTCGTGACGCGGAGGCTGGCTGGTACAGCCCGCAGACCCGCCAGTGGCTGGAAGCCGTCAGTGGCGAAAACCTGCAGGCCAGCGGGTTGCAGGAGGATGCGCAGGGCACTCATCCATTGGCCCAACAGGTCGTGATGTTGCGCCATTCCCGGCGATTCGGTGAAGGCAGCGGCATTGGCCAACTGGCTCGCTGGGTCAACCAGCAGCAACCCGAAGAAGCCCGCAAGTTGTTGTCGGCGCGAAGCCATGACGATGTGTATTGCCTGTCCCTCAAGGGGGAGCAGGACAGGGCCCTGGAACGCCTGCTTCTCGACGGCCACGGTGAGGGGCCGCAGGGTTATCGACATTACCTGAGCGTGCTGCGCAATCAGCGCCCGCCACTGGACAGCCCGCTGGAAGATTCGCGCTGGATTGATTGGGCTCGAGAAGTGCTGCAGGCCTTCGACGCGTTCCAGTTGTTATGTGCCGTGCGCAAGGGGCCATGGGGTGTCGAAGGCTTGAACCAGCGGGTGACGGAGGCATTGCTCAGGGCGCGGCTGATCGACAGCGACCAGCAGTGGTACGAAGGTCGGCCTGTGCTGATGACCCGCAACGATTACGGGCTGGGTTTGATGAACGGCGATATCGGCATTGCCCTCAAGCTCCCGGAACAGGAAGGCCACGGGACTGGAAAACAAGTTCTGCGTGTGGCGTTCCCACGCAATGATGGCCAGGGTGGCGTGCGATTTGTCCTGCCCAGTCGCCTGAATGATGTCGAAACCGTGTACGCCATGACCGTGCATAAATCCCAGGGCTCGGAGTTCGCACATACCGCGTTGATTCTTCCCGATGCCTTGAACCCGGTGCTCACCAAGGAACTGATCTACACCGGCATTACCCGGGCCAAGGACTGGTTCACCTTGATCGAGTCCCGTGCGGGCGTGTTTGAAGAGGCGGTGAAACGTCGGGTCAAACGCTTGAGCGGGCTGATGCTGGAGCTCAAGGACGGCAGCGAGCCGACAGGCTGA
- the recB gene encoding exodeoxyribonuclease V subunit beta, whose product MSTKTPLALAFPLRGSQLIEASAGTGKTFTISALYLRLVLGNGGEDSGFGRELLPPQILVVTFTDAATKELRERIRTRLAEAARYFRDETPAPDSLIAELRDQYLPEQWPGCANRLDIAAQWMDEAAVSTIHSWCQRMLREHAFDSGSLFTQTLETDHSDLLGEVLRDYWRLFCYPMQGDALNWVRSNWGGPAALLPRIRALFASERDAHEGKEPAEVISQCLQERRVALIELKKPWLQWADELLVICHQGVATKAVDGRKMQARYFEPWFEKIKAWAEDESLEQLDIGTGFTRLTPDGMAEAWKGEAPRHPGLDAMADLKACLDGLPTPDAAVLQHAARWVGARFEEEKRRRAEMGFDDMLLRLDAALQSDGGERLATLIREQFPVALIDEFQDTDPVQYRIFESIYRIEENSPECGLFLIGDPKQAIYAFRGADIHTYLRARQATTGRLHTLGTNFRSSHGMVNAVNHVFERAEARESGRGAFLFRQKNGDNPVPFTPVASQGRKEVLRINDQAIPALNIWHLPAEQPLSGAVYRQQLAAACASEITALLNGGQQGQAGFTEGGKAFRGLLPADIAILVRDGKEAQAVRGQLAARGVRSVYLSDKDSVFAAQEAHDVLTWLKACAEPDVERPLRAALASITLNLSLTELERLNQDELAWESRVMQFRGYREVWRKQGVLPMLRRLLHDFRLPQALIARSDGERVLTNLLHLFELLQQAAAELDGEQALIRHLSEHLALSGQAGEEQILRLESDEQLVKVVTIHKSKGLEYPLVFLPFICSAKPVDGSRLPLHYHDESGNAQLTLKPTTELIALADDERLAEDLRLLYVALTRAQHACWLGVADLKRGNNNGSVLHLSALGYLLGGGAPLADSPALQLWLRDLQQDCPALAYAQMPEATAEHYQPPQNDAALLAPLVPKRKASENWWIASYSALRIGDTLSVGTDEAPESPQAQKLFDDERLDPLAPREVVAGGGDIHRFPRGPNPGTFLHGLLEWAGGEGFDAAPQEVIDAIARRCNRRGWEGWISTLSDWLQHLLKSPLQLGGGQAPVIFGQLTQYQVEMEFWFASHKVDVLKLDALVCQYTHNGVARVAAEPVLLNGMFKGFIDLTFEHDGRYYVADYKSNWLGVDDAAYTAQAMEQSILDNRYDLQYVLYLLALHRQLKARLADYDYDRHVGGALYLFLRGTRAASQGVFFARPPRELIERLDRLFQGKPEPKAEPAWEQGVLL is encoded by the coding sequence ATGAGCACAAAGACACCTCTGGCCCTGGCATTCCCGCTGCGTGGCAGTCAACTGATCGAAGCCAGTGCCGGCACCGGCAAGACGTTCACCATTTCCGCGTTGTACCTGCGCCTGGTGCTTGGCAATGGCGGAGAGGACAGCGGCTTCGGACGTGAGCTGCTGCCGCCGCAGATCCTTGTCGTGACCTTCACCGACGCCGCGACCAAAGAGCTGCGCGAACGCATCCGCACGCGGCTCGCCGAGGCCGCACGCTATTTCCGCGATGAAACACCGGCCCCCGACAGCCTGATTGCCGAGTTACGTGATCAGTACTTGCCCGAGCAATGGCCCGGGTGCGCAAACCGCCTGGACATCGCCGCCCAGTGGATGGACGAGGCGGCGGTGTCGACCATCCACAGTTGGTGCCAGCGCATGTTGCGTGAGCACGCGTTCGACAGCGGCAGCCTATTTACCCAGACCCTGGAAACCGACCACAGCGACTTGCTGGGGGAAGTCCTGCGCGATTACTGGCGGCTGTTCTGCTACCCGATGCAAGGTGACGCCTTGAATTGGGTGCGCAGCAATTGGGGCGGGCCGGCGGCGCTGCTGCCGCGGATTCGTGCGCTGTTCGCCAGCGAGCGGGATGCGCATGAAGGGAAAGAACCCGCCGAAGTTATTTCGCAATGCCTGCAAGAACGACGGGTGGCCCTGATCGAACTGAAGAAGCCCTGGCTACAGTGGGCGGACGAGTTGCTTGTCATCTGTCACCAGGGCGTTGCGACCAAGGCTGTCGACGGTCGCAAGATGCAGGCACGTTATTTCGAGCCCTGGTTTGAAAAGATCAAGGCCTGGGCCGAGGACGAATCCCTTGAGCAACTGGATATCGGCACTGGCTTCACTCGCCTGACCCCGGATGGCATGGCCGAAGCCTGGAAAGGCGAAGCGCCTAGACATCCGGGGCTCGATGCGATGGCCGACCTCAAGGCCTGTCTCGATGGGTTGCCGACACCTGACGCGGCCGTACTGCAACATGCGGCCCGCTGGGTCGGGGCGCGATTCGAGGAAGAGAAGCGCCGTCGTGCGGAAATGGGTTTCGATGACATGTTGCTGCGCCTTGATGCGGCCTTGCAGTCCGATGGCGGCGAACGCCTGGCAACCCTGATTCGTGAACAGTTTCCGGTCGCCCTGATCGATGAGTTCCAGGACACCGACCCGGTGCAATACCGGATCTTCGAGAGCATCTACCGCATTGAAGAGAACAGCCCAGAGTGCGGTCTGTTCCTGATCGGCGACCCGAAACAGGCGATCTACGCTTTTCGCGGCGCCGACATCCATACCTACCTGCGCGCCCGCCAGGCCACCACTGGCCGCCTGCACACCTTGGGCACCAACTTCCGCTCCAGCCATGGCATGGTCAACGCAGTGAACCATGTGTTCGAGCGTGCCGAAGCCCGGGAGTCAGGGCGCGGTGCTTTCCTCTTTCGGCAGAAGAATGGCGACAACCCGGTTCCATTCACGCCGGTTGCCTCCCAGGGCCGCAAAGAAGTCTTGCGCATCAATGACCAGGCAATCCCGGCCTTGAATATCTGGCACTTGCCGGCCGAACAACCGTTGTCCGGTGCGGTGTACCGGCAACAACTGGCGGCGGCTTGCGCCAGTGAAATCACGGCATTGCTCAATGGCGGGCAGCAGGGGCAAGCGGGGTTCACCGAGGGCGGCAAAGCCTTCAGGGGCCTGCTGCCGGCGGACATCGCCATCCTGGTACGCGATGGCAAGGAGGCGCAGGCAGTTCGTGGGCAATTGGCCGCCCGTGGCGTGCGCAGTGTTTACCTGTCGGACAAGGACTCGGTGTTCGCCGCCCAGGAGGCGCATGACGTGCTGACCTGGCTCAAGGCCTGCGCCGAGCCGGATGTCGAGCGACCGCTGCGGGCCGCGTTGGCCAGCATCACGTTGAACCTCTCGTTGACGGAACTGGAGCGGCTGAATCAGGACGAGTTGGCCTGGGAATCCCGGGTCATGCAGTTCCGTGGCTATCGCGAAGTCTGGCGCAAGCAGGGCGTACTGCCGATGCTGCGACGCTTGCTGCACGACTTCCGCCTGCCCCAGGCCTTGATCGCCCGCAGTGACGGCGAGCGCGTGTTGACCAACCTTCTGCACCTTTTCGAACTGCTGCAACAAGCCGCCGCCGAACTCGATGGCGAGCAAGCCCTGATCCGGCATTTGTCCGAGCATCTGGCGTTGTCCGGGCAGGCTGGCGAAGAACAGATCCTGCGTCTGGAAAGTGATGAGCAATTGGTCAAGGTCGTGACCATTCACAAGTCCAAAGGCCTTGAATATCCATTGGTGTTCCTGCCGTTCATTTGCTCGGCGAAACCGGTGGATGGCAGCCGCCTGCCGTTGCACTACCACGATGAATCCGGCAATGCCCAGCTCACCTTGAAGCCGACGACAGAGTTGATTGCCCTGGCTGACGATGAGCGTCTGGCCGAGGATCTGCGCTTGCTCTATGTCGCCCTGACCCGGGCGCAACACGCCTGCTGGTTGGGGGTGGCCGACCTCAAGCGCGGCAACAACAATGGCTCGGTGCTGCATCTGTCGGCATTGGGTTATCTGCTGGGCGGCGGTGCGCCATTGGCCGATTCCCCGGCGTTGCAGCTTTGGTTGCGGGATCTGCAACAGGACTGCCCGGCGCTGGCGTACGCGCAGATGCCTGAAGCAACAGCAGAGCATTACCAGCCACCGCAAAACGATGCGGCGCTGCTGGCTCCGCTGGTTCCGAAACGCAAGGCCAGTGAAAACTGGTGGATCGCTTCCTACAGCGCGTTGCGCATTGGCGACACCCTGAGTGTCGGCACGGACGAGGCGCCGGAGAGCCCGCAGGCGCAAAAACTGTTCGATGACGAACGCCTCGATCCGCTGGCCCCCAGGGAAGTGGTGGCCGGTGGCGGTGATATCCATCGTTTCCCGCGTGGCCCGAACCCCGGCACCTTCCTCCATGGCTTGCTCGAATGGGCGGGGGGCGAGGGTTTTGATGCGGCACCGCAAGAGGTGATCGACGCCATTGCCCGTCGCTGCAACCGTCGAGGCTGGGAGGGCTGGATCAGCACCTTGAGCGACTGGCTGCAGCATCTGCTCAAGTCGCCGTTGCAACTGGGCGGCGGTCAGGCACCGGTGATATTCGGCCAGTTGACGCAGTATCAGGTCGAGATGGAATTCTGGTTCGCCAGCCATAAGGTCGATGTGCTCAAGCTCGATGCGCTGGTGTGCCAATACACCCACAACGGCGTGGCCCGGGTCGCCGCGGAACCGGTGTTGCTCAACGGCATGTTCAAGGGCTTCATCGACCTGACGTTCGAACATGACGGCCGCTATTACGTGGCCGACTACAAATCCAACTGGCTCGGCGTCGATGATGCGGCCTACACCGCGCAAGCCATGGAACAATCGATTCTCGACAACCGTTATGACCTGCAATACGTGTTGTACCTGTTGGCCCTGCACCGCCAGCTCAAGGCGCGGCTCGCCGATTACGACTACGACCGGCATGTCGGCGGTGCGTTGTACCTGTTTTTGCGCGGTACGCGCGCGGCCAGCCAGGGGGTGTTTTTCGCCCGGCCGCCAAGAGAACTGATCGAGCGTCTGGACAGACTGTTCCAGGGCAAGCCAGAACCCAAGGCCGAGCCCGCCTGGGAACAGGGAGTACTGTTATGA